In Deinococcus aquaedulcis, the genomic stretch CTTGCAGCATGGCGGCGGCCTGCGCCTCGCTGGGCAGCTTCTGCGCCCGCCGCGTTCCCGTCACGAACGGCACTTCGTCTTCCAGGGCGTAGACTTCGGCCGCCGTGGCCCGCACCACGTCTTCCAAACTGCCGATATGGTCCAGGTCATGGTGGGTGACGACCACGCGGCGCACCTGCCCCAGCGCGTACCCGGCCGCTGCCAGTTCGGCGGTCACAGCTTCCAGCACGCCCGGCAAGCCGGTGTCCACCAGGGTCAGGGTGTCGTCCGGGCCCACCAGGGCCACTGGGTGAATGAGCATGGGGCCAAACAGGCCGTTGGTGTTCAGCTCCAGCACGATCACATCACCCAGGCGTTGCATGCCGCGCAGCCTACGCCGCGCTGCCCACCCAGGGCAAACGAAAAACAGCCCCTGCCGCGCAGGCAGGGGCCCGTACCAGAGCCGTTACCCGGCGCGTTTGAGTTTTCCAGTGCGTTTTGCCCAGGTTTCGGCGCGGCCAAACACCAGCAGCCCCAGCGGAATCGTCACCACCCCAAACACCAGCAGAATGCCCAGTTCCGGCAGCACCCCGCCCAGCCCCACGCCGGCCTCAATGGCCGTGCCTGTGCCATTCACCCCCAGAATCTTGCGACACGCCTCCAGCGCGTATGTGGCCGGCGACAGCGCACTGACCGGCTGCAACCACCCGGGCAACACGCTGACGGGGTAGTACACACCGGAAATCAGCAGAAACACCGCCTGAATGATATTGGTGGCCTGCGCGCCGTTTTCGGTGCTCATGACGGGCAGCACGGCGGCCATCAGGCCAATGCCCATAAAGCCCAAGCTGGCGACCATAAACACCACCAGACACTGCAGCACCTGCCCAAAGCTGGCGCCAATGTCCACAAACAGACCCATGAACAGAAACACCAGCACCCCGCGCAGCAGGGCGTAGGCGCCCGCAAACAGGCTCACCCCCACCAGATGCGTCAGGCGGCTGACCGGCGCCATGAAAGTGTACTCAATCGTGCCTTCCCAGCGTTCGTAGGAAATGGAGTTGGCGATCTCGCCAAACAGGCGGCCCAGAAAGGACCACATCACCGCTCCCAGCAGCAGCGTCAGCGTCAGGCGCGGGCTGCCCGCCGCCACGCCAATCAGCATGATGCTGGCGGCCGACACCATGTCGTAGAAGGTGAACACCAGCACCCACGACCAGTAGCGCCGGGTCAGGTGAAAGTCGCGGAACACGAAGGCAAAGGCGGCGCGCAACTGGTGGGCCAGCGTGCCAGGCGTGGTGCGGTGGGGATCGGGGGACGGGGAAGGTGGATGGACTGGGGTGGTCATGAGGGCTCCAGGAGGGGAGGCGGGAAGCGGTGGGCGGGACGCGGGACCAGTCGGGATTACTCGCTCTCTTCTTTTTCGCTCAGCCCTTCGCCGGTCAGTTCAATGAAGGCGTCTTCCAGGCTCTTGCCCTCGCCGGCCTGCTGGCGCAGTTGCTCGGCGGTGCCCTCGGCCACAAATTTGCCGCCGCTGATAAAGGCGATGCGGTCACAGAGGCGCTCGGCTTCCGGCATGTCGTGGGTGGTCAGGATGATGGTGGCGTCGTGCACGTCGCGCAGTTCCAGCACGAATTCCTGCACGTCGCGCCTCGACTTGGGGTCCAGGCCGGTGGTGGGTTCGTCCAGCAGCACAATCACTGGACTGGTCAGAAAGGCGCGGGCAATCGCCACTTTTTGCTGCATGCCCCGGCTCATCTCTTCCAGGGGCTCGAAAAAGGCTTTTTCCTTCAGGCCCAGCCGTTTCAAGGTGGCCTGGGCGCGTTCCTGCGCCACATGACGGTCCAGGCCGTACAGCTGCGCCGAATACAGCAAATTCTCGCGCGGGCTGAGCTTCTTGTAAAAGGCGGCGTCCACAGAGACGCGGTTGAGCAGCCGCCGCACCTGCGCCTCGTCCTTCACCACGTCCAGGCCGAAGATGCCCACGGTGCCGGCGTCAGGAATCAGCAGGGTGCTCATGGCGCGGATCAGGGTGCTTTTGCCGCTGCCGTTGGGGCCCAGCACGCCATAGATCTCGCCCCGGCGCACCTGAAAGGTCACGTCGTCCACGGCGCGGCTCTCGCTGTACTGCGGGCGCAGGGGGCGGCCACCCTGGCGCTTGCGAAAGGTCTTGACGAGGTGCTGCACGTCAATGGCAATCTCTCGGCCGCTGAGATCACGGGCAGCGGGCACAGAAGAAGGGCTCGCCGCTGGAGGGGCGGTCAGGGTCATGGCAAACCTCCGGGTTGTGGGGAGACGAGGGGCCGCGCCCCTCTGGCGGCAGGGGGCAGCAGGCGGGGCGACAGAACTTAGCGCCGGGTGCGGACGTCGTCGATCATGGACGCTCAGCGTAGACGCCGGTCGGCCGGGAAGCGATACGCGTCATGGCGTACAGCTGGCCCCACACACCGCAAGAGGCCGCGCCCAGGCAGCGGCGCGGCCTCCTTCCCTCTCCTGCGGGTCTA encodes the following:
- a CDS encoding ABC transporter permease, yielding MTTPVHPPSPSPDPHRTTPGTLAHQLRAAFAFVFRDFHLTRRYWSWVLVFTFYDMVSAASIMLIGVAAGSPRLTLTLLLGAVMWSFLGRLFGEIANSISYERWEGTIEYTFMAPVSRLTHLVGVSLFAGAYALLRGVLVFLFMGLFVDIGASFGQVLQCLVVFMVASLGFMGIGLMAAVLPVMSTENGAQATNIIQAVFLLISGVYYPVSVLPGWLQPVSALSPATYALEACRKILGVNGTGTAIEAGVGLGGVLPELGILLVFGVVTIPLGLLVFGRAETWAKRTGKLKRAG
- a CDS encoding ABC transporter ATP-binding protein, with the translated sequence MTLTAPPAASPSSVPAARDLSGREIAIDVQHLVKTFRKRQGGRPLRPQYSESRAVDDVTFQVRRGEIYGVLGPNGSGKSTLIRAMSTLLIPDAGTVGIFGLDVVKDEAQVRRLLNRVSVDAAFYKKLSPRENLLYSAQLYGLDRHVAQERAQATLKRLGLKEKAFFEPLEEMSRGMQQKVAIARAFLTSPVIVLLDEPTTGLDPKSRRDVQEFVLELRDVHDATIILTTHDMPEAERLCDRIAFISGGKFVAEGTAEQLRQQAGEGKSLEDAFIELTGEGLSEKEESE